From Aedes albopictus strain Foshan chromosome 1, AalbF5, whole genome shotgun sequence, one genomic window encodes:
- the LOC109421873 gene encoding CLIP domain-containing serine protease B15, whose protein sequence is MHQSVFRRRASQTIPLLISVKMCSFLVALLIVMHWGFPLVSSNLNDTCVTDSGRSGRCVLVRDCQYALDILHDNYLTYEEYRYIDNNMCGKVPGKPPLPLICCPSIQNVASCGVSVVPRIFGGNETNAGIYPWAGVIQYINKRGQFEVQCGCALIHRRWVLTAAHCIVGVPRGIFVHSVRFNEWNTRKRANCTTKDDIKICRAVYKIEQQFVHPSYVIYSSNMRHDIGLLKTAENVEITDYVIPICLPFRETLQELPIEGELFTVTGWGRTDKDTSGLQRHVSMTGQNRSMCDAAFKPQRIKLTADQLCVGGEEGQDSCRGDSGGPLMYEDGLVTYVLGIVSFGSSDCGTKNHPGVYTKVVNYLNWIEDTMIENS, encoded by the exons atgcatcagTCCGTATTTCGACGTCGTGCGTCCCAGACGATACCGCTCTTAATCTCAGTCAAAATGTGCTCTTTTCTGGTGGCGTTGTTGATAGTAATGCATTGGGGATTTCCCCTCGTAAGCAGTAATCTAAATGATACTTGTGTGACAGATAGTGGCCGCAGTGGACGATGCGTGCTGGTTCGAGATTGCCAGTATGCTCTGGATATTTTGCACGACAATTATCTTACGTATGAAGAATACAGATATATTGATAACAATATGTGCGGAAAAGTTCCAGGGAAACCTCCGCTACCATTG atATGTTGTCCATCAATTCAAAATGTGGCAAGCTGTGGTGTTTCAGTTGTTCCACGCATATTTGGAGGCAACGAAACTAATGCTGGTATTTATCCTTGGGCTGGAGTCATTCAGTACATAAATAAAAGAGGTCAGTTCGAAGTGCAATGCGGATGTGCGCTGATTCATCGTCGATGGGTGCTGACAGCAGCACACTGTATCGTTGGAGTTCCAAGAGGGATATTTGT acatagcgtgcggttCAATGAATGGAATACGAGGAAGAGGGCCAACTGTACCACAAAGGACGATATTAAAATATGCAGAGCAGTATATAAAATAGAACAACAATTCGTACATCCCTCATATGTCATATATAGCTCTAACATGAGACACGACATTGGTTTACTAAAAACGGCAGAAAATGTAGAAATTACTGATTATGTGATTCCAATATGTTTGCCGTTCCGTGAAACGCTTCAGGAGCTTCCCATTGAGGGCGAACTCTTCACAGTTACTGGTTGGGGCCGAACCGATAAAG ACACATCTGGTTTGCAAAGGCACGTAAGTATGACCGGGCAGAACAGAAGTATGTGTGATGCTGCGTTCAAACCTCAAAGAATAAAGCTAACGGCTGACCAACTCTGTGTCGGAGGTGAAGAAGGTCAGGACTCGTGTCGTGGTGATTCCGGAGGACCTTTGATGTACGAAGATGGACTGGTCACGTATGTTCTAGGGATTGTCAGCTTCGGTTCGTCCGACTGCGGCACAAAAAACCATCCCGGAGTGTATACAAAAGTAGTCAACTATTTGAATTGGATAGAAGATACAATGATAGAAAACTCATGA